From a region of the Hemibagrus wyckioides isolate EC202008001 linkage group LG06, SWU_Hwy_1.0, whole genome shotgun sequence genome:
- the wu:fc50b12 gene encoding p53-induced death domain-containing protein 1 isoform X2 translates to MDQRYLEPRNCVDEMPSKAQEDAVINMKSIQDISKQLGFEWPVLAYELGFTRTEVTQFHTTSKEKKDQAKSMLESWYERSWDKPNKTKVLQDGLERAGRRDLAERLRCLHWGHQKLSRRIELPSAFPFLITVHKTIDNKEALRRINELNRSYT, encoded by the exons ATGGATCAGCGGTATCTGGAACCAAGGAACTGTGTGGACGAAATGCCAAGTAAAGCTCAAGAG GATGCTGTGATCAACATGAAGTCTATACAGGACATCTCAAAACAACTGGGCTTTGAGTGGCCAGTTCTTGCGTATGAGCTGGGCTTCACAAGAACTGAAGTCACGCAGTTTCACACCACATCGAAGGAGAAGAAGGATCAGGCCAAGAGCATGCTGGAGTCCTG GTATGAGAGGTCTTGGGATAAACCTAATAAGACTAAAGTGCTGCAGGATGGACTGGAGCGTGCTGGCCGTAGAGACCTGGCTGAGAGGCTGCGATGTCTTCACTGGGGCCACCAGAAACTCAGCCGGAGAATCGAGCTGCCTTCTGCCTTCCCCTTTCTCATAACTGTCCACAAGACTATAGATAACAAGGAGGCCCTGAGGAGAATCAATGAGCTTAATCGCAGTTACACCTAA
- the rgcc gene encoding regulator of cell cycle RGCC codes for MKSPKIKSQSKSFLEDDHDLNAVLCEFDAVIEDFASPFEKRHFRYDEHLKTMKRRSSASVSDSGISDSDSAESLNRNSFSFSDERLNSPVFLPSPTSPSVTSPKPKLGDTKELEDFIADLDKTLANM; via the exons ATGAAGTCACCAAAGATAAAGTCTCAGAGTAAAT CCTTCCTTGAGGATGATCACGACCTGAACGCGGTGCTGTGTGAGTTCGACGCGGTTATTGAGGATTTCGCATCGCCCTTTGAGAAGAGACATTTCCGATACGACGAGCACTTAAAGACGATGAAAAGGCGGAGCAGCGCGAGCGTCAGCGACAGCGGCATCAGCgattcagaca GTGCAGAGTCTCTCAACAGAAACAGCTTCAGCTTCAGCGATGAGAGGCTCAACTCTCCCGTGTTCTTGCCTTCACCTACCAGCCCTTCAGTCACATCGCCCAAAC CAAAACTTGGTGACACAAAGGAACTGGAAGATTTCATCGCTGACCTTGATAAGACATTAGCAA ACATGTGA
- the zgc:101559 gene encoding ras-related protein Rab-33B-like translates to MAAENRNADPDSARVWDRDSLANDSFQDSFQTRVFKIIVIGDSNVGKTCLTYRFCEAKFLKNPEATIGVDFREKTLELDGENIKLQIWDTAGQERFRKSMVEHYYRSVHAVIFVYDVSNMASFESLPEWIEECRRHSVPLNVPHILVGNKCDLGRGEVPTSLAQRLADSYNFPLFETSAKDPAEKEHVDAIFLTLAHKLKNHKPLRLKQPSGSIATPLSSEQEEKKICYC, encoded by the exons ATGGCAGCTGAAAACAGAAATGCTGACCCTGATTCCGCTAGAGTCTGGGATAGAGACAGTCTTGCGAATGATTCGTTTCAAGACAGTTTCCAAACAAGggtgtttaaaataattgtcATTGGTGACTCGAATGTTGGAAAAACGTGTTTAACCTATAGGTTCTGTGAAGCTAAATTTCTTAAAAACCCAGAAGCCACAATCGGAGTTGACTTCAGAGAGAAGACCCTTGAGCTGGATGGAGAAAATATCAAG TTGcagatttgggacacagcaGGACAGGAGCGTTTCCGAAAGAGTATGGTGGAACATTACTACCGCAGCGTGCACGCTGTGATCTTTGTTTATGATGTAAGTAACATGGCATCCTTCGAAAGTCTGCCTGAGTGGATTGAGGAGTGTAGACGGCACTCAGTTCCACTAAACGTGCCCCACATCTTAGTAGGAAACAAATGTGACTTAGGAAGAGGAGAGGTTCCCACCTCACTGGCTCAGCGGCTAGCTGATAGCTATAATTTCCCCCTATTTGAGACGTCTGCCAAGGACCCTGCTGAGAAGGAGCATGTGGACGCCATTTTCCTCACCCTGGCCCACAAGCTGAAGAATCACAAGCCTTTGAGGCTGAAACAACCAAGTGGAAGCATTGCAACACCTCTAAGCAGCGAGCAGGAAGAGAAGAAGATCTGTTACTGCTGA
- the wu:fc50b12 gene encoding p53-induced death domain-containing protein 1 isoform X1, producing the protein MVTPTPLTAKSLTYVQQRKRYLEPRNCVDEMPSKAQEDAVINMKSIQDISKQLGFEWPVLAYELGFTRTEVTQFHTTSKEKKDQAKSMLESWYERSWDKPNKTKVLQDGLERAGRRDLAERLRCLHWGHQKLSRRIELPSAFPFLITVHKTIDNKEALRRINELNRSYT; encoded by the exons ATGGTGACTCCAACACCACTTACTGCAAAATCACTGACTTATGTGCAGCAACGAAAA CGGTATCTGGAACCAAGGAACTGTGTGGACGAAATGCCAAGTAAAGCTCAAGAG GATGCTGTGATCAACATGAAGTCTATACAGGACATCTCAAAACAACTGGGCTTTGAGTGGCCAGTTCTTGCGTATGAGCTGGGCTTCACAAGAACTGAAGTCACGCAGTTTCACACCACATCGAAGGAGAAGAAGGATCAGGCCAAGAGCATGCTGGAGTCCTG GTATGAGAGGTCTTGGGATAAACCTAATAAGACTAAAGTGCTGCAGGATGGACTGGAGCGTGCTGGCCGTAGAGACCTGGCTGAGAGGCTGCGATGTCTTCACTGGGGCCACCAGAAACTCAGCCGGAGAATCGAGCTGCCTTCTGCCTTCCCCTTTCTCATAACTGTCCACAAGACTATAGATAACAAGGAGGCCCTGAGGAGAATCAATGAGCTTAATCGCAGTTACACCTAA
- the wu:fc50b12 gene encoding p53-induced death domain-containing protein 1 isoform X3, translating into MVTPTPLTAKSLTYVQQRKDAVINMKSIQDISKQLGFEWPVLAYELGFTRTEVTQFHTTSKEKKDQAKSMLESWYERSWDKPNKTKVLQDGLERAGRRDLAERLRCLHWGHQKLSRRIELPSAFPFLITVHKTIDNKEALRRINELNRSYT; encoded by the exons ATGGTGACTCCAACACCACTTACTGCAAAATCACTGACTTATGTGCAGCAACGAAAA GATGCTGTGATCAACATGAAGTCTATACAGGACATCTCAAAACAACTGGGCTTTGAGTGGCCAGTTCTTGCGTATGAGCTGGGCTTCACAAGAACTGAAGTCACGCAGTTTCACACCACATCGAAGGAGAAGAAGGATCAGGCCAAGAGCATGCTGGAGTCCTG GTATGAGAGGTCTTGGGATAAACCTAATAAGACTAAAGTGCTGCAGGATGGACTGGAGCGTGCTGGCCGTAGAGACCTGGCTGAGAGGCTGCGATGTCTTCACTGGGGCCACCAGAAACTCAGCCGGAGAATCGAGCTGCCTTCTGCCTTCCCCTTTCTCATAACTGTCCACAAGACTATAGATAACAAGGAGGCCCTGAGGAGAATCAATGAGCTTAATCGCAGTTACACCTAA
- the kbtbd7 gene encoding kelch repeat and BTB domain-containing protein 7 — translation MATVNCFSGPEELEDSSHARNLMRELKFFYDSQLLVDVSIEVEAGQETSGCSSKTETRTFFQCNRNILAAASPYFKSMFTGGLYESTQSKITIHDVDAESMALIVDYCYTGKVTITEANVQKLYSAANMLQVEYIRHACADFMTRRLDLSNCTGILKFADTFDNMDLKSKAQAFIAKHFAQLSASEKELCELDMKQMKEILTLDSLDIDCERKVCAVAIHWIEHNLPLETEEDALHILKCVRWPLFTEKDRFYLDSLKSKPFIKKHLSSLPDLASTGESSVISMNHTKQRIGKSAKEMVLFFGRPNEPFMCYDPYTEEIYSMSSPVINLSNQNFKRSPMETFLVCATPENNLYIASHLSKHFWVYNPLLNCWQELAERLLGRMHSYIGYLNGHMYILGGRDPVSDARLKEVECYSIQRNQWMFVAPLPHSLGKMQVVTVNEQLYVVNKRRILCYEPKRNHWLQRGSLKRNKLHKACVFQEQIVCLCDIPVVKVYNPVRGEWRRIADIPIDSSALNYQVVQHKNKLLLLTLAIVHHNKNRLVIHEYDSSRDTWKNVVTMFGSSFGSISLSARIYTACLSSGQNFITEEDDDSGSSVDWDFGLTDADSDSGSSSSFSDENW, via the coding sequence ATGGCTACAGTGAACTGTTTTAGTGGTCCGGAAGAGCTGGAGGATTCAAGCCATGCACGGAATTTGATGAGAGAACTGAAATTTTTTTACGACTCCCAACTTCTGGTTGATGTTAGTATTGAAGTGGAAGCAGGACAGGAGACGTCGGGATGCTCCTCCAAAACGGAAACGCGGACATTTTTCCAATGTAACCGTAACATCTTGGCGGCGGCCAGTCCGTATTTCAAGAGTATGTTTACAGGAGGACTGTACGAGAGCACTCAGAGCAAGATTACTATACACGACGTGGACGCGGAGTCGATGGCGCTCATTGTTGACTACTGCTACACCGGCAAAGTGACCATCACTGAGGCCAACGTGCAAAAGCTCTATTCAGCTGCCAATATGCTGCAGGTGGAGTACATCAGACATGCCTGTGCTGATTTCATGACCAGAAGGCTGGACCTGTCCAACTGTACAGGGATCTTGAAATTCGCAGACACCTTTGACAACATGGACCTGAAAAGCAAAGCTCAAGCCTTCATAGCAAAGCACTTTGCTCAGCTCAGTGCCAGTGAAAAAGAGCTGTGTGAACTGGAcatgaaacaaatgaaagagATCCTCACTTTGGATTCCCTTGACATTGACTGTGAGAGGAAAGTGTGTGCGGTTGCAATACACTGGATCGAACATAATCTGCCTCTGGAAACGGAGGAGGATGCGTTGCACATCCTTAAATGTGTACGATGGCCACTGTTCACAGAGAAGGACCGCTTCTACTTAGACAGCCTTAAGTCGAAgccttttattaaaaaacaccTTTCGAGTTTACCCGATTTGGCTAGTACAGGAGAGAGCAGTGTGATTTCAATGAACCATACGAAGCAGAGAATTGGTAAAAGTGCAAAAGAAATGGTGCTGTTTTTTGGCCGACCAAATGAACCATTCATGTGTTATGACCCTTACACTGAAGAGATTTACTCTATGTCGTCCCCTGTCATCAACCTCAGCAATCAGAACTTTAAACGTTCTCCTATGGAAACGTTCTTAGTCTGTGCCACGCCAGAAAACAACCTGTACATAGCCTCACACTTGTCGAAGCACTTCTGGGTGTATAATCCGTTGCTGAATTGCTGGCAGGAGCTGGCTGAAAGGCTGCTGGGGAGAATGCATTCATACATTGGCTACCTCAATGGCCACATGTACATTCTCGGTGGCAGGGACCCTGTATCTGATGCCAGGCTGAAGGAGGTTGAGTGCTATAGCATTCAGAGGAACCAGTGGATGTTTGTCGCTCCTTTGCCTCATTCCTTAGGCAAGATGCAAGTTGTGACAGTCAATGAGCAACTATATGTGGTGAACAAGAGAAGAATACTGTGCTACGAACCCAAGAGAAACCATTGGCTTCAGCGTGGCTCTTTAAAACGCAACAAGCTGCACAAGGCCTGCGTCTTTCAGGAGCAGATTGTCTGCCTGTGCGACATCCCAGTAGTGAAAGTGTATAACCCAGTCCGAGGGGAATGGAGACGCATCGCAGACATACCCATCGATAGCAGTGCTCTCAACTACCAAGTGgtacaacacaaaaacaaactgcTCCTGCTTACTCTTGCCATTGTCcatcacaacaaaaacaggcttGTCATACATGAGTATGACTCTTCTAGGGACACATGGAAAAACGTGGTCACCATGTTCGGGTCCTCGTTCGGCTCAATAAGTCTTTCCGCCCGCATTTATACGGCTTGCCTTAGTTCAGGACAGAACTTCATTACAGAGGAGGACGATGACAGTGGCTCCAGTGTAGACTGGGACTTTGGACTGACTGATGCAGACTCAGATTCAGGCAGCTCAAGCTCTTTTTCTGATGAGAATTGGTAG